One Myotis daubentonii chromosome 17, mMyoDau2.1, whole genome shotgun sequence genomic window, CCTGCCACCCACAGACACCACCCCACCACCCGGCCCCGCACCGTTCCGCGACACGTCCAGCTCCACCAGCTGCATGAAGTTGGCCACCTCGGGGGGCAGACGCTGGATCTCGTTGTCACTCAGGCCCAGCTTGCGCAGGTTCAGCAGCCGGAAgaagggctgtgggcagggggtgAGGTCAGGGGGCAGCTCTGGACCAAAGGCCCCTGCAGGGTAGACGCAGGCTCCCAAGTCACAGGtcccctggcctctgcctgctcCGGCCACACAGGAGCCCAGGTCCTGCACCTGGCCGTCTGAGCAGGACAGCGAGGTGGAAacggaaacacacacacacacacacacacacacacacacacgcgcacgcacacgcacacacacgcgcacgcacacgcacacacacggcTGACACCGGGTCCCTTCCTGTCACCTCAGACGTGGTACGTGGTCCCTGCTCCCGGCCGCACCTTGCCTCACACTTCCCAATCTCACGAGAGCCCTGGCCGGTCCCTGCTTCCTGCCCTGTGTTCCTCGGGGCCTCCACCTGCCACCTGAGTGACCCCCCCTGCAGGTGAGCCCTCCAGTGGCTTCCCCGCTGCACTCCAGCCCGCCAGCCCCCAGGGAGAGGAGCGGAGGCGGCAGTGCCGCGGTGCCCGTGGAGCTGcgtgcaggggctgcagggagcgtGGGCACCTGGACAAGACCTGCGAGCAGCCCTGGTGCGCGGCAGACGGGAGCCACATCCTCTGTGGCCCGCAGCCCCGGCCCGTCCGCTCAGCACCGGCCTCCACAAAGGAAGTGCCGGGGCGCTCGCTTCCTCCAGCCTCGCTGCAGAGGAGCCTTGAGAAGGACAAGCTGACCTGAAGGGACACAGCAGCGGGCAGtggacagagggcagggctgccaggacAAGCCCCTTCTGGgggctgcctgcccctccccgggccgggaggaggaggaaagcagcCCCGAGGGCCGGGCCCCACCCCCCGCGCCGCCGGCCAGTGAGCGCCCGCACGGCCGGGCTCACTTTCACCTTCGCCCGCATCTGCCTCCTCGGTCGCTCCTCCGGCTCTCCCGGCGGCTCGCGCGGCGCGGTGACCATCCCGCCCCCAGGCGGGCGCCTGATGACCGCGGCCACCTGGTGCCGGCGGCGGGGCGAGGAGGGCGAGGCCGGCGGGGTGGGGCTCCGGCCGGTGAGAACCAGCAGGGCCGGTGCAGGCGCcccgcccggccggccggcctgCGAGCGCGGCTCACCTTGGGCAGCTCGCGCAGCTGGTTGGCGTCGAGCAGCAGCTCCTCGAGGCTGCGGCTGTAGCGGTAGATCTCCTCGGGCACGGCCTGCAGCGAGCAGTGCCGCTTGTCCACCGACTCCACGTGCCGGTTGCAGCGCCAGAGCGGGATGCACTTGAGCATGGTGCGGGCGGTGCGGGCGGCGCGGCGCGGgcgcgggcaggggcggggggcggggctgggcccgCATGAGCGCCCGGCGTcgcgggcggcgggaggggcgggggcggccggGCTGCCCGGCGCTGGGCCCGGCCCGCGCCCGGAACGCTCGGAACGCTCGGTCCGCCGGGGGGCGCGGCCCGGCTGGCGCTCACACTCTCGGGAGACGGCGAAGGTGGCGGCGGCCCCGCATCCCGCCCGGCCCCCGACCCGCTCGCCCGCCGCTGTACCGCAGCCGGAACCGCCGCCGCTACCCGCCGGACTGCCCCGCCGACACCCGCCGGCCGCCGCGCAGCCCGCCGGGAAGCCGAGGCCCGCCCATCGCCGCCGGGACTGCAAACCCCATAAGGCTGTGCGGCGCGGGCGCCTCCGAGGACCCGTAGCGAACCCGCGCAGCCTGCTGGGAAGCCCCGCTCCCGTCCTGGGCGCGAGGCACGATGGGAGCTGAAGTCCGCGGTGGCTAGAGGGACCCGCCTCCGCCGCGTGCGGGCCCTGGCCCTCCTCCCACGTCGCCTAGACCTTCCTGTCACCTCAGACGTGGTCCCTGCTCCCGGCGGCCACCTCGCCTCACTCTCTCGGGGACGAGTGACCGGAGTGGGGTCACCAGAGATGCCCACGGCCTCCTGCCACCCAGACTCCCCACCCGCCTGGCCCTTCACCGTCCCGGACACAGCCCGCTCTGCGGAGCTGGCCCCCTGATCACGGATCCGGCCCGCGCCCTCCTCCCCTAAGCGGCCCTGCGAGCTcggtgacccccacccccaccccacccccgggccaACCCCAGCCCCGCCTCAGCCAAGAAGACAGGACCACCGGGCCTCCGGCCAGCAGCATCTGCACTTTATGCGCGCCCGCGGCCAAGACACTACAAAACCGAGGAAACAAGGGCAAGGGCAAGAGCAAGtccaggggcaggggcggggccgaggTCACGCGGAGAGGTCACTGTTATCAAAACGCTCCTGGTCGTACACTTCAGCCACCACCTTGCGGCCGGCGAACCAGCGCCCGTTGAGGGCCTGGATGGCCTTGTGAGTCTCGGAGGCCATGGAGAACTCCACGAAGATCTTGACGATGATCTCGGCGTCCTCCTCCTCGCCCTGCTTCTCCTGGTAGATGATGACGCGGTTGACGGCCCCGAACTTGCCGCACTCCTCGGTCACCTCCCCCTCCAGGTCGTCGTCGATGTCCTTGGGGTCCACCATGTTGCGCAGAACCATCACTGTGGACTGTGGGGGGATGACAGCTGAGCCGCTGAGCCACggcacaccccgccccccgcccccgcccccacccgccgccccccacctcctgcttgcGGAGCAGCTTCTGCATGACCATGTGGCGGGCGCTGCTGCCAGAGATGCTCATGTGCTCCTGCTCACTCAGCATCTCCGGCCGCTCGGACTCGGGgaacagctcctcctcctccttctccttcttgggCTCCAGGAGGCCCAGCGTCGGAGGGCTGGCAAGGATGGGGTTCACCACGCCCACAGAGGGGATGGTGACCGGGATGGGAGGCCGGGCTGGGGTCACACCTGCAGCCAACACACCAGGTCCAGCAGTCACTCCCACCCGCTCCCCAGGAAGGAGCACAGCACCCGCACCCGGCTGGCCTGCCTGGAGCTCGCAGGCCAGTAagctggggcagctgggggcagtgagcccagagagaggcagggggaggggggaagcccTGACCCAGCAGGCTCACCTGTGATGACTCCTGGGGCCTGGGCGGCCATGACAGCCTGAGGTAAAGCCCCCAAGGGCTGGGCCAGAGTCAGTGCAGGGGACACCAGTCCAGGGGTGGCCAGAGTACCCAGCACCGCTGCTCCGGCCACCGCTTCCTGCAACCGAAAAGGCCACCACACTGAGTCCCAAGCCTGGCAGCCTCCACTCTATGCCACCCGGAGAACCAGTCAGTCCCCAAAGCACTGGGGGCCTATTgcccaggattgaacccacacaCTGTACTAGCCCTCACCTGAGCCGTAATCTtggctgtggctgcagctgcagcGACAGCAGCAGCTGGCGGGAGGCCTCCAGGTGTGGCAGGTGTAAGCAGGGGCATAGGGGGTGTGACAGCCTTGCCCACCCGCAAATACTGGCCACCCAGGTCAAAGAGGTTCATGGAAGACACGGCATCTTGAGACGACTGGGCCTTCTCATACTCTGCAGGGCAGGAGCAGCAATGAGGGCCAGCCACAGAGTGGAgtgggccccagcccaggccctgcctcagcCTCCCCAAGCTCACCAATGAAACCATAGCCCTTGTGCTTGCCGGTCGTGGGGTCCCGGGCCAGCGTGCAAGATTTGATCTTGCCAAAGGCCTCAAACACACTCTTGATGTCATCATCCGAGAGGTCCTGATGCACAGAAGCCACGTAGATTCGGTTGAAGGCACGTGCCTCTTCCGCCAGCTGGTCTATGATGGGCTGGGCCTGCCCTATGTTGCTGGGCCTGCCCAcctgggggagaggcaggggaccAAGAGCCGCCAATCAGCCAAGGCTTGGCCACTTCAGGCCTCTGGAGGGCGACCGCATCTCCTGGGTGAGTGGACAGAACATCTCCCATCAGCCCCAGGGCCCGCCTCCCCGGCACTCACCTTGATGTTCCTGCCGCCCAGCATCACTGAGTTCATCTGCTCCAAGGCCAGCTGCGCAGCCTCTGGGACCTCGTACTCCACAAACGCAAAACCCTGGACACAGGATGTACCATTAGGCCTGGAgagcccggggggtgggggggggggggtggggacagggcagagCCAATCTCACCTTGTGCTTCATGGTGACGGAGTCCCAGGACATGTCAATGCTCTTGATGGGCCCAAAGGGGGCAAAGGCCTGGCGAATGGTGTCCTCACCCAGCTCATAGTAGATGGAGCCCACGTAGACCCGGCACATGATGGCCAGTGCCCGCTGCCGCTGAGCTGCCATCTGGAGCAGGACACAAGGGGAGAGAGTGCCACTGGCTTGTGACGGGGTGGCAGGAGGCTAGGCAGCCCACACCCCTCCTGGCCCACCCACTCAGCACCACTGTGGTGAGGGCTCCCCACAGCGGCACGGTGCAGGCTCAGCCCTGCAGACAGGGTGGTGAGGGTCCGCAGAACCCTGCCCCAGGAAGGAAGACCAGGCCCAAAGGCAGGACACGGACACACCCGGGCCCGCCCGGGTCCTGGGCAGACTGGCAGCAAAGCTGAcggggggctgggaggcagggctgtgTGCCCTCCCGCCCAGCCCCCGCTCCAGCCTAGAGgccaggagtcctgggctgggccGGGAGATCCTCCTGGGGTCCTGACCACGTCTTCCAGCAGATGAGGGAAGGGGTGCCATCCCAGCTGGAAGGACCCGCTGGTGTGGAGGCAAGAGGGGGACACAAGGCAGGGAGCCCAGAAGAGATCCCAGGGAAGGTCAGGAGCCCAGATTGGGGGCTCCCTGCAGAGAGAGTGAAGAATAGCTACTTGTGCAGGGCCAGCTCAGGCAGAAGCTCAGCGACTGCAAGACCCCATGCCTCAGACCCCTCACAAAAGAGCTGCCTGGAGCCCACCCCCGCACCCAGGGGACCTGGCCCCAGGAACATCAGGTGACAGGTctggcaggcccagggcaggcgcTGCCTGTGTTGGGGTGAGTCTGGCCATTGTGCTTAGCGACTTCCCATACCCCCAGGGAAGGGGTTCCCATTCCTGCCACCTCAGACACAACgtgccaggcagggggagggggctgtctaGAGCCACAGCAGTGGGCCCCCAAGAGGAGCTGGGCCCGGGGAAGAGACCACAGCCAAGGGCAGGCAAAGATGATGGGGCCCTGGCTCTAGCTTTTCCACCAACAGGGGCGCCCCTCACCCTCACAAAAGTCCCCATAACCAGAGGCCCATTTCCTTCTTTAGACACCAGCTTAGTATAAGCTGGGTATCCCCTCCCTCAAGGAGGGACCTAAAAAAAAGGTCCACAGCTCCCCCAAAGAAGGAATTCCCCCAATTGGGCACCTCCTCAAACTGGGCTCCTGACAAACAGGCCTCAGGCTCCCTGTTGAGACCAAGGACCCCAGAGGTGGAACCATGGCCCTCTCACTAGGCACCTGAGACATGACCCTGTCCCTCCTCAAAGCCCCGAGACAGAAGCCTGTCCCTCTTCAGTGGGAGCCCCCCAGCAGGTGGGCGAAGACCCTCTCCCTGACGCTCCCCACAGACAGACGCTTCCCAGAGAGGAcactgggtctgtctggcccttGAGGACAGGACCTTGCTACCCTGTGAGAACAGCATGCCCAGGAAGGGCCCCCAGAGAAAGGGCCATGTTCCCAGAGGGGTCCCTGGCCTCCTCAGCCTGCCTCTGGGGGATGGAGGGGTGTCTCCTCCCCAAACTCCTCTGCCCGTGGCAGCCAAGGCCATGGCTACACCTCCTCCCTGGCCGCAGGCCCTGTACCCCCTGCTCACAGCCAGGCCCAAGGCCCACGTTCTTGCCCTTCCCTCTCTCGCTGGCTCGggttcccccagccccaccttgtCCATCCATCCTCCCTCCAGGGTCTGACGGGGCCATGAGTTACGACCCTTCTCTTCTCAGGGCCTGACCCCAACCCAGGAGCCAAGGCAGCCTGGAGACTGGCGGAGCTGGAGGCCTGGGCGGTGCACCTGTGTGTGGAGGCGGCACGGGTACAGGTGGGCCAGGCGTGGGCACCTACCCTCCTGGCCGGCTGCCCTCCGCAGTTACCTGACCCTCAGAGCAGATGGAGGCCTCCCCGGGGCGGTCCCAGGTGGGTGCCCGCCCACACCACTGGCCCCGCCACGCCTGGCGCTCTGTTGCGCTCGTCCGAGCTGGCGGGCAGGGCCGGCTCGGGGAGCAAGGTCCCCAGCACGCGGCTGCACTGCCCCCCTCTAGCCCTGACTAAGGACATGAGCCCCGGAAGAAGTGAGCATTTCTATTGACCGATTGCAAAGGTGAGAGAGGATCTCCAAAGCCCATTGTCACTGCTGCCATCTGAAAGACAGTAAAGACAGAGTTCAGTCTGTTGGAGCCGAGCAGTCTCCCGCTCTTGTCACACCTCACGCAGACAGCGGCAAGGCCCGGAGTCCCCGCCCTGCCAAGAGGCCCGCTTGCCTTCCCACATGGCCGGccagtggtggctgccagcacctGCCCAGAGGGGCCTCAGAGCCCCAGGTGCCCCGCCCCACAGCCTGGCCGGCCGgggcagaaggaagggagaggggagcgaGCGGAAGGGAACAGCCAGGCATCACCTGGCTGTGTGAAtgtcaggggctgggcaggggcgggggctcaAGGCCCAGGCACCTGTCGGCCTCGCCTGGCCTGGCCTCATCGCAGCTTCCAGCCACAGGTCTAAAGCAGGGCCCTATGGAGGCGCCCGAGCCTGTCCTCAGTTCCGGGCCCCAGCCCGTGTGGTCTGGACTCGCTGCAGGGGTGGGAGCCTGACCGTTCTTATCCGaggccatgggggcagggaggaacgCCCCTACGTGCTGCACCGTCAGCTGTGCAGCTGTGCAGCGGGGGGCACGGGCGCGGGGCGACCTGAGGCAACAGTCTGAAGTCCGAGAAGAGGAGCTGGCTCGGGGAGCGGGCAGAGCTACAGAGAAGGGgcgggaggggccgtgggtgctCAACAGGCAGATAAGGCGGTTACTCATGGCTGGGGAGGACCCAGGCGTCCCCAGGAGGAGTCCTTGAGAAACCGAGACCACACACCTGGTGGGGAGCCACAGGCAcaggagaggaaaagaaggaggcGGTGGGAGGGTGTGGAGGGCGGGCGGCGGCTCACCTGCAGGTTGgtaagctgctgctgctggtgcgcGATGGTCTGCTTCACCAGCACACTCTTGATGCTCTGCTCCATGGCGTACTTCTTGGCCTGGGAGAGAAGGCGGTGAGGAGCACTGGGGGGCCCGGCCTGTGGGGAAACGGGCCTTCTGCCCCAAGTGGCTCCCCACGCCCACCCAGCCCAGGGAGGTACACTCTCACCTTCTGGAGGGCCTCCTGCTGCTCGGGCGTCAGAGGAGGCAGTCCCAGCTTTGTGGCTGTGCTCTGCCCGTTCTCCATCTTGATGGAGTCTGTCCCCTagtggggggagcagggaagTGTTAACAACAAGCTCAAGGCCCCCCTCCTGTGGGCCCAGGAGCACCCAGGTCCCAGCACGCTCGCCCACATGGCCTGGTGCAGTCTCCCCCAGGACCACGGTCAGGACGTCCACGGAGGCAGCAGGTGCCTTGGGGGCCCTGGACCAACCTGGAGCAGCTGCAGAGCCCAGCCCAATGGCCTTCTCGGCAGCCGACAGGTGGCAGGTAGCCAGCCCGACTCCAGAACCTCCGTCCCGTGCTGGGCAAGAGTCGGCCCTGGCTGTCCTCCAGGACAAGGGGAGGGGTCGGGGGTCTGGATGGTCCAGGGCCCCTCACTCCAACTGCCACGTGGCTGTGGCCCCAGACGGCCAGACTCAGCTCCCCTGCTGGGGAGGAGTTCCAGGAACTACTGCCCGAGCATGTGTGGGAAGGGCCCCCGCCTGGTGCagtgctcccacccccactcccgcaCATGTGCACACGGCCCTGAGGAGGCTCCTGCCCCTTTGCCAAACTCTTCCCTGGCTGTGGCTAGCCCCTGGGAGCAGCCAGGCGCAGACCcaccagggagggagaggaggaccGGACACCCTCCAGCACCTGGCAGATGAGCACAGGGGCCAGGAGAGGCtctgagggaggcaggcagagcccgCTGCAGACCTGAGAAGATGCTACTAGGATTAGGTTTACAATCCTCTGCCAAGATTCATTTCTAGGCTGTATGAGAGGGAAGAACACAGCCATGTAAGCAGAAGCATAGCCACCGGACCAAGTAGAGTGTGGGCGTCGGAGCACCCCTGCCTGCCCACCAGCTCGGGCTGGGGGCTCCCCAGCAGCTGCAAGGAGACCCGCTGGCCCCTCCAGAGAGGCGTTCTGAGCCCTGGGCATGCAGCCTTGGGAGGGACAGCAGAGAAGAGAGGCAGGTCTCAGCACAGGAGTGATGCTCAAGGACAGAGGAACTAAGGCCCAAACTCCCAGAACCAGCATCCTGACCAGCACAGGTGAAAGGGCAGGAGGCCCCTCCCCTGGCAACCCAGCTGGCCCCAAGCCCAGTCCCCCTTGGTGGGAGAGAGGCCCCCAAAGCCAGGGGCTGCATGCTGGAGCAGGCTGTCACCATGGTGGTCGATGCCAACCCCCATTCAGCCCTCAGGGACTTTTCCATCTCCTCTTTGTCTTGTGAACAAAGGCCCTTCTCTCACCACCAATGGCTGCCTGCACAgccggcagggccaggccaggggggcTGGTTGGAGGaactccctggccctggcccatcACTGCCCAGGATCCAGGCTGCATTCCTCAGCCCTTCCCCGagtgtagggggtgggggtgggggtgggggacccagAGGAGGGCCCAGCCCCAACAGTCACCCAGGCTCCGTGGTTGAGGCTCCGCTGGAGCCCCCTGGAGGCAGGCGCTGCCATGGCGAAGCACAAAGAACCCTGCCCCCACAGGACCTGCTAAGGGCCAGGCGCCGGAGCAGGACCGATCTGCCCACACCCACCGAGACCAGAGTCCGCCTAGACCCCTGCTTTGGCTTGCACGGAACTCTGCTTGGCTGCTTTATTTAAATTAGACCGGGAACGGCAGACTGTACTCTTAACAGCACCCTGCACGTCTGGACAGTGCACCAGCCCCTCTGCACACAGCGGCTCAGA contains:
- the PUF60 gene encoding poly(U)-binding-splicing factor PUF60 isoform X5: MATAALALGTDSIKMENGQSTATKLGLPPLTPEQQEALQKAKKYAMEQSIKSVLVKQTIAHQQQQLTNLQMAAVTMGFGDPLSPLQSMAAQRQRALAIMCRVYVGSIYYELGEDTIRQAFAPFGPIKSIDMSWDSVTMKHKGFAFVEYEVPEAAQLALEQMNSVMLGGRNIKVGRPSNIGQAQPIIDQLAEEARAFNRIYVASVHQDLSDDDIKSVFEAFGKIKSCTLARDPTTGKHKGYGFIEYEKAQSSQDAVSSMNLFDLGGQYLRVGKAVTPPMPLLTPATPGGLPPAAAVAAAAATAKITAQEAVAGAAVLGTLATPGLVSPALTLAQPLGALPQAVMAAQAPGVITGVTPARPPIPVTIPSVGVVNPILASPPTLGLLEPKKEKEEEELFPESERPEMLSEQEHMSISGSSARHMVMQKLLRKQESTVMVLRNMVDPKDIDDDLEGEVTEECGKFGAVNRVIIYQEKQGEEEDAEIIVKIFVEFSMASETHKAIQALNGRWFAGRKVVAEVYDQERFDNSDLSA
- the PUF60 gene encoding poly(U)-binding-splicing factor PUF60 isoform X4, translating into MATAALALVNGQQGGGSEPAAAAVVAAGDKWKPPQGTDSIKMENGQSTATKLGLPPLTPEQQEALQKAKKYAMEQSIKSVLVKQTIAHQQQQLTNLQMAAQRQRALAIMCRVYVGSIYYELGEDTIRQAFAPFGPIKSIDMSWDSVTMKHKGFAFVEYEVPEAAQLALEQMNSVMLGGRNIKVGRPSNIGQAQPIIDQLAEEARAFNRIYVASVHQDLSDDDIKSVFEAFGKIKSCTLARDPTTGKHKGYGFIEYEKAQSSQDAVSSMNLFDLGGQYLRVGKAVTPPMPLLTPATPGGLPPAAAVAAAAATAKITAQEAVAGAAVLGTLATPGLVSPALTLAQPLGALPQAVMAAQAPGVITGVTPARPPIPVTIPSVGVVNPILASPPTLGLLEPKKEKEEEELFPESERPEMLSEQEHMSISGSSARHMVMQKLLRKQESTVMVLRNMVDPKDIDDDLEGEVTEECGKFGAVNRVIIYQEKQGEEEDAEIIVKIFVEFSMASETHKAIQALNGRWFAGRKVVAEVYDQERFDNSDLSA
- the PUF60 gene encoding poly(U)-binding-splicing factor PUF60 isoform X2 — encoded protein: MATAALALVNGQQGGGSEPAAAAVVAAGDKWKPPQGTDSIKMENGQSTATKLGLPPLTPEQQEALQKAKKYAMEQSIKSVLVKQTIAHQQQQLTNLQMAAVTMGFGDPLSPLQSMAAQRQRALAIMCRVYVGSIYYELGEDTIRQAFAPFGPIKSIDMSWDSVTMKHKGFAFVEYEVPEAAQLALEQMNSVMLGGRNIKVGRPSNIGQAQPIIDQLAEEARAFNRIYVASVHQDLSDDDIKSVFEAFGKIKSCTLARDPTTGKHKGYGFIEYEKAQSSQDAVSSMNLFDLGGQYLRVGKAVTPPMPLLTPATPGGLPPAAAVAAAAATAKITAQEAVAGAAVLGTLATPGLVSPALTLAQPLGALPQAVMAAQAPGVITGVTPARPPIPVTIPSVGVVNPILASPPTLGLLEPKKEKEEEELFPESERPEMLSEQEHMSISGSSARHMVMQKLLRKQESTVMVLRNMVDPKDIDDDLEGEVTEECGKFGAVNRVIIYQEKQGEEEDAEIIVKIFVEFSMASETHKAIQALNGRWFAGRKVVAEVYDQERFDNSDLSA
- the PUF60 gene encoding poly(U)-binding-splicing factor PUF60 isoform X3 yields the protein MATAALALQVNGQQGGGSEPAAAAVVAAGDKWKPPQGTDSIKMENGQSTATKLGLPPLTPEQQEALQKAKKYAMEQSIKSVLVKQTIAHQQQQLTNLQMAAQRQRALAIMCRVYVGSIYYELGEDTIRQAFAPFGPIKSIDMSWDSVTMKHKGFAFVEYEVPEAAQLALEQMNSVMLGGRNIKVGRPSNIGQAQPIIDQLAEEARAFNRIYVASVHQDLSDDDIKSVFEAFGKIKSCTLARDPTTGKHKGYGFIEYEKAQSSQDAVSSMNLFDLGGQYLRVGKAVTPPMPLLTPATPGGLPPAAAVAAAAATAKITAQEAVAGAAVLGTLATPGLVSPALTLAQPLGALPQAVMAAQAPGVITGVTPARPPIPVTIPSVGVVNPILASPPTLGLLEPKKEKEEEELFPESERPEMLSEQEHMSISGSSARHMVMQKLLRKQESTVMVLRNMVDPKDIDDDLEGEVTEECGKFGAVNRVIIYQEKQGEEEDAEIIVKIFVEFSMASETHKAIQALNGRWFAGRKVVAEVYDQERFDNSDLSA
- the PUF60 gene encoding poly(U)-binding-splicing factor PUF60 isoform X1; this encodes MATAALALQVNGQQGGGSEPAAAAVVAAGDKWKPPQGTDSIKMENGQSTATKLGLPPLTPEQQEALQKAKKYAMEQSIKSVLVKQTIAHQQQQLTNLQMAAVTMGFGDPLSPLQSMAAQRQRALAIMCRVYVGSIYYELGEDTIRQAFAPFGPIKSIDMSWDSVTMKHKGFAFVEYEVPEAAQLALEQMNSVMLGGRNIKVGRPSNIGQAQPIIDQLAEEARAFNRIYVASVHQDLSDDDIKSVFEAFGKIKSCTLARDPTTGKHKGYGFIEYEKAQSSQDAVSSMNLFDLGGQYLRVGKAVTPPMPLLTPATPGGLPPAAAVAAAAATAKITAQEAVAGAAVLGTLATPGLVSPALTLAQPLGALPQAVMAAQAPGVITGVTPARPPIPVTIPSVGVVNPILASPPTLGLLEPKKEKEEEELFPESERPEMLSEQEHMSISGSSARHMVMQKLLRKQESTVMVLRNMVDPKDIDDDLEGEVTEECGKFGAVNRVIIYQEKQGEEEDAEIIVKIFVEFSMASETHKAIQALNGRWFAGRKVVAEVYDQERFDNSDLSA
- the PUF60 gene encoding poly(U)-binding-splicing factor PUF60 isoform X6 gives rise to the protein MATAALALGTDSIKMENGQSTATKLGLPPLTPEQQEALQKAKKYAMEQSIKSVLVKQTIAHQQQQLTNLQMAAQRQRALAIMCRVYVGSIYYELGEDTIRQAFAPFGPIKSIDMSWDSVTMKHKGFAFVEYEVPEAAQLALEQMNSVMLGGRNIKVGRPSNIGQAQPIIDQLAEEARAFNRIYVASVHQDLSDDDIKSVFEAFGKIKSCTLARDPTTGKHKGYGFIEYEKAQSSQDAVSSMNLFDLGGQYLRVGKAVTPPMPLLTPATPGGLPPAAAVAAAAATAKITAQEAVAGAAVLGTLATPGLVSPALTLAQPLGALPQAVMAAQAPGVITGVTPARPPIPVTIPSVGVVNPILASPPTLGLLEPKKEKEEEELFPESERPEMLSEQEHMSISGSSARHMVMQKLLRKQESTVMVLRNMVDPKDIDDDLEGEVTEECGKFGAVNRVIIYQEKQGEEEDAEIIVKIFVEFSMASETHKAIQALNGRWFAGRKVVAEVYDQERFDNSDLSA